The following DNA comes from Capsicum annuum cultivar UCD-10X-F1 chromosome 7, UCD10Xv1.1, whole genome shotgun sequence.
AACGAAATTCATACTGTCGCACGTGAAGTCTTCTCCTTAGGGTTGAATCCAATAGTCCACGGAAAAATCCTAATATGATGATTTTTGCCATTGTGCATGAAATAATTCACACCTCTTGATAATGCAGCCACAAAATATCATATTGATCCATACAAATAAGAAGTCGCCTTTGCGCAAACAACCCGACAAGACAATGTCCCTTAGTATCGAGaaatttaggtaaaattgatCTTAAAATTGACAAATTTGGTGATCCCATGGATAATTTAATCACTATGGCTTCATGAAGTCCCTCATCTTTGGGGAAAGCTTGTCGTCCATCCAACGTAAATTTTAACGTTGGAATTTCATGAACAACTTCAACAGGTGTTAAACTAGTTTGTGAAAGATTAATAGTTGATTGTGTTTGATTTAGCTTATCAACATAATTAGAGTTTGTATTGGTGTTTGTAGGTTTGTTTGTAAGGTTTTGGAGAAGCTCTCCCACAGCCAAAGGCTGGGGAGAGACGGTGGCAGCCATAGCTGTCCTAGTTACCTATGTCGCCAAGAGAGAGAATAGGAGAGGCTAGggtaaaacatatatgtggatatgtttatgtttacattatcatattaaagtgtgaaagatttttgaaaagtgatttgaatttttacactttattaaaaatttccgcaatagataaaattgtttaattttaaataCTCAAACATTATACGTGCGAGGCATgtgcgattaaactagtatatataaggGTGAATGTTATGGGGATCAGAttgaatatgaaaattttgatttgagtTTTCACTTTCGAATTGAAGAAATTAATCCAAATGAGTTTGGATTGGATTAACTCTTCAAATTCAATGTTGGATTAATCAATTTGGATATTTGAACTTTTAATCTTGGCTTTTGAATTAGCTATAGATAAGAACGAATTGAACCGACTCAACTAATGTGACAATGAAATAGTAGTCTGTACTATATATTTAGTTAGGACCCTGTATTTCTTTCATTATCTTCGTTCCCCTTGTATAAGTTGGGAAGAGCTGAGTGGATTACCTTTGGGAATTAAGTCGAAGATCTCGATGGTCTTGTGAGTAGTTGATAGACTGTGACTGTAGTTTTCTTTAGAAAGTGCCATAGGACATAATACTCTAGCACACGTAAGAGAAGAGCATATCTCTTTATTTCAAGACCAAACCCATACCTTTTCTTAAGAGATGGAACAATAGTCTTCTAACAACTGAAAGCTAACCAAACAACTCATGCGTGCTAGCCTATTCGTCTTTCACTGACCTATTTGTATTCAACTACAATCTCTGTATTCAACTACAATCTCTtcttttacaaaagaaaaaagaacaaagaatTCCTCAAGTGATAGTAACTTCGTCCCAGTAAAGTAAAGTTTGTGCCCTTGTCACTTGATTGATGTAATCAGACACTTGTTCTTCCTTATTCTTATAGAAAAAAGTGATAGTAACTTCGtcccaataaaataaaaactgtGCCCTCGTCGCTTGATTGATCCAATCAGACACTTGTTCTTCCTTAttcttataaaaaaataagaggATATTCTTAAGACAGACTTATTAGAAAGTACAACAATTGTGAGACAAGTGCCTCTCTTTTACCATTAAACAAATCATTTACtgtttaaaaattcaaagtattaAAATCTATATCAGAGtactaaatttgatattcaaTTCAAAAGGCCATTCTTAATTATATGTTGAATTCAATTCAtaatccaaaatcaaaatcaaatcttcaaaaaatttaattttagttctaAATTCGGATTGGTCTAAACAAAGATCATCCTTAATTATATGTTGAATTCAATTCgtaatcaactcaaaatcaaatattCGAGCAATTAAGAAAGATGTCAGAAGAAGGAGAATAAGTGTGCAACACTGCTATAGGAAAGCAAACAAAGTGACAGACAAACTTGCATCGATTAGCCATGTGTACAAATAAAGTAAGATATACACAAGCTTTCAGAGTATTCCAAGATCGGTAGGAGGACTTCTATAACTAAACAGAATGGGGGTCgcatctttcaaaatcaaatcaatgaAGACAAGAGAAATAGAGTTTGAATCGCCATGAAAGGAAAAGTCAAGTTACTTATCTAATTAATTTACACTTGTGAATACAAAGTTAATAGAGTCTGGTATGTCAGACTCTCAATTTAGTAGAGGAATGATTCCTACAACGTtgtatcatgattttgaagtttcAATAAAAGAGTGCattgagatttaaaaaaaaataaaattcaaaaagtttaattttagttttagtttcggATTGGTCTAAACAAAGGGTAACTTTTTTTATGTTAAGTTGAACAGTTTCGTCATCATGACGTGAAACGtaattaataaaacaaaaaattgggtcaatgttattatttgatcaactttttgTCAGGATGTGCTTTAATTTTCTTGGTCGTTACtcctaatttaataaattatcaacttctttattttttttcttttttttccttacaaCTTGTTAAGAAGCTTATTGACAATAAGACGACCGGGAATTATTTATTATGGCAATATGGTATTCCACGTGTATGAACTTGGTCTTCATTCTTCAACTATATATTATCACTTCTTCCATCACTCGTATATTAGAAGAACCTCAAATAATTAATTTGACTGAAATAGTAAGGGTATAAATAGTACTCTTGGTTTCAATTTAggtgatattatttatattgatgcctaatttaaataagaaataaataattttataacatGTCATTTAATGGCGTCATAATATTTATAtgactaaattttttaaaatatgtcatCATATTTATGTAGTTACAATCATCATGTTAAAGATAAAATAGGAAATATAAagttaaattacttttaaatttaaaagtaaattatTCTCTTTAGATACCCTCCGTTTGTTTTTTTGTTATCAAAAAGGTAGACGGTAAGGTATTTTTGTTACCAAAGCAAACAGATAACAAATATGAGCTATTTTAAATATTCCATAGGATATTTTTAGCTCTTTTTCCTTACATTAAGTTATATATGTCAAGTTTTAATCGACTCATCTTTTTCACGgctttttactttaaaaaaaaaaaaatagttcgaTGCATTAAGATCTCGATCTAAATGCAGAATTTGAAGAAGGACCGAACCAGACTAGCAACTTTATTTGACATGACCTCCTGATCACGCATCTAACTTTAAAGTTACGCCAGGCTCCCCTCTTTACATTTCTTACTTACTGACTGCAGCCAAAAGAGAGCAAAAGAAAAAGGCAAAATATCAAGTTCCAACTTGCCCAAAACTATAGTTTGCACATACActtttttttggccaaattggcaAAAACAATTGAAAATGACATTGTTACAAGTGCCAATAGTATCTAATCTGAATACCTGATATTTCTTGAATTATGTGAAGATTTTTTCAACTAAAAAGTTCACTTCACACTAAAAAAATATCTACAACCAAATCCTTTCATCTTAAATCCCACCCTTCTACAAAGAGCATTAACATCTATTCAACATTCACATACAAACTCACCTTGTGTATTCAGTGTATTTTTGTAGTAATGGAGAGTCAAGTGGTGCGACGCAGAGTTAACATTATTGCTGCACATTTAGCTGCACATGATGATATCTCCACCGCGGCTACTCATTTGTTTCCTATGGTAATTTCTCTCTGTATGTTCTCGTAGTTATGCTAGTAGACGCGGAGCTATAAGCTTGTCTACGCGTTCTGTAGAATGAATAGCTTTGCCAagattctatatttatgtttAATAATTTCATTAATATGTGTTTCAACAGTTTATTAAGAGTCCAGTAAATGGTATCGTCGTTCTTCTATGACTATGTTTTGATTAAGATATTAATGCTAGTACAATTTGTATAAAGTTGTGATTAAGTCATAGAGCTATTCATTTCCCTAGTTCTTTTAACTATCCCGTCTACCCTTTGATCAATTCATCAATCTTAGTTTTGGAATAAGGTATAACCAAACACTCAAACTTGGTCTCAGTTGGCAAGTAAACACTCTAAATTTGAGTTTGCACATCTAGACACCTAAACATGTCTTCATTGTGTTAGTTGAATACTTCAACTTTCAAAATGATCATCTAGATACTTCCAAAATTTATTTGTCATGTCAGAATCAGGTGTCCACGAGACACAGGCGTGTTTAGTTTCTAGTTGAGACTAAGTTGAGTTGTCTAGATGTGCACTCTATAAATTGAAGTGCTTACTTGCTAGCTGCGACCAAATTTAAGTGTCTgtttatatattaattaatgtCTTTAGTTTTTGTTAGTAGTCTCACACTGTTTGTGGGATGGGCGATTGGATTATTCACACGGTCTTGGACAGTTCTAACCTCATATTCTATATTTGGGgattgagttatcatacccaatatttattgatttaacACGGTATTAGAGTGAGACACTTCCAAATTCGTAATTCATTTGATGTTTGGTTCCTATAATGTGTCGTCCATGCTTATTCAGTGTTATTTGAGGCATGACGGGTGAACAGTGGAAGTATTGGTGCATGTAGCTGGGTGGATCTAGACGGTTGGTTATAGGGTGCACGCGAACTTTGAATATAATATAGCTTTTGACATTCATTTATATTACGAAATTTACTATATATCTACAAATATTTGATTGTGAACGTTGATTGTAGcttctttcttgatttcttccTACGATTTATCAAAGCTTTTGTATCAAATTAGTAATAAACTTTTCATCTTGTTAAGAAAAGGATTGAAATAATCTGAATTTGTAATCTACTTAGTAACTCAGCTTGTTCTTTCTCTATTGAAACATTTATTCGCTTATGTAATATTTTGGCTTTTCACTTGCTTTAATGTCTAGAGCTGTAGCAGTAGTTTGAGTTCTGCAATTCCAAGGTACGATAACAGAATGTACTATGCACGACAAAGTTCCAATGCTCAAGCTTGTTTCATGAGGCTCAATTCAAGTGAACAGGTCTGTGAATTAGTGGAAGTGTCATTTACTTAGTTTCAATGAGTTTGTGCTATTTGGCATAACTGGTAAAGTTACtgccatgtgactaggaggtcacgggtttaagccatggaaacagcctcttgtagaaatgcagggtaaggctGCGTAAAATAGACCTTTGTGGCCTGGTCCTTCTCTGGACCCCGCGGATAGAGAAACCTTTAGTACATCGGACTGCCTTTTTTGTTATGCTACCTAAACTTTTTATGTTCTTGCTTTGGGACAGGGAAGCTGCACTGAATCCGCCTCGCCTTACAAGCCTAATGGTTGTGCAAAAAAGAGTTCTAGTGCTTCTGAAGGACCAATGTTTTCTAGACCTACCAATAAGAAATTCCAGTCTACTGCACAAGGTTGCGAATACAATGAAACTGCAACAGAAGCTCCTAAATTTGCTAGGCCACGTACAACGACTAATTTCCAATTGAAAGAAACAAGAATTGGACTTGAATCTAATGGTAAACAACCATGATGCTTTGCTTTGATTCGCGGTTTTTTTGCTTGAATAAATGATGTATTGTAGTACTGACTTTTGTTCCGCGAAATTGATAGGTATAGCCTATTCAGAATGTTGAAAATTTATCCGTTTGTTTTTGCTAATACAGGAAGTGAATGGTCTCCGAGGATGGATATTGCAGAATCTGGAAGCATGTATGTCGTATCAATAGAACTTCCCGGTGTCAATATAAGTGATATAAAGGTAGAAGTCAGTGCAAAAAGGTAAACAAATTACAACTATTCATTAGTCTTTCGGAAGGTCCAGGTGCCATGCTACTTTGAACAGTAACATACGATGACTTCAACTTGTGTTATGTCCTTGACAGCTTAATAGTTTCTGGAAATCGTTCAATTCAGTGTAAAGTGGCAACATACTTGAATGACTTGGTATCAGCCTATCACAAAAAGGAGATTGTGCAGGGTCCATACCGAGTTTTCTGGCCACTTCCAAGTAATGCTAATAAAGATCGCGTCTCAGCTGAGTTTGTGTAAGTTCTCAATCTTTGTAATCGTTTACCTTTATATCGTTATGCTGAATGCTTCTAGTCAAGAAAAGAGCTCTACTATAGATACAATTCTGAAATTCATTAGTGTTTGACAATGCAGGGACGGACTTTTACAGATTACAATTCCCAAACTTTGAGAAGCATGGCAACCAATCAAGGAGATATCTACGTGTAAAGAATATACTCGAAGCAGGATAAGCAACAGAAGTTACCATACAACATGAACCGTATATAAGCACTCGCATGCTATTTAGTGGAAACTAGTGTAAATTGCCATTAATTATGAGCTATACTTGTAATGCTACATAAGCAGCCATATATCAGTATATACATAAACCTTCATTTAGTGATGCCTTTGAAATTTTGGATGGTTTAGTAAGTACCCAGAAAGTCTTTAAGTTATACATGGAGAAGTCCAAATTTATACTTTAACTATGTGAAATGACCTAACTTTCCTCTCCATTAATAGTTGGGAGTTGTAATGATGTGACAGTTAgacctaactcaaccccaaaagatAGCTCATGAGGATATGATTGTTCAAGTCTTCTAAGCAAACCAATAGTCTTTTTCCGACCAATGTGGGACTCtaacccactctaacaccccATTCACGTCTAGGCCCAACTGAAACATGAACTGGCAACTCAAACAGGGATGAGCCTGGCTCTGATACTGTATAAAGGTATGATATTTAGTCCCAACTCAACCCCAATAGCTAGCTATGACACCTGATCCTAACTCAATCCAAAAGCTAGCTTATGACTTCCGGttctaactcaaccccaaaagttagctcatgagggAAAAATTCAAAGTTCATATAAGCAAATTACCAATCCATTCCCAATGACATAGGACTCTAACCCACTctacaacaacaaactcagtgtagtCCCATAAAATGGGCTCtgggaaagatagagtgtatgcagaccttacctctacctcagagGTGAAGTGGAGCAGCTGTTTCCTTAAACCCTTAGCTCAAGACAAAAAAAAGtctagaaaaaaacataatagaAGTATAAGAGACAATaaatagtaacaaaaataatagaTGGTAGAACAACAGTACTACAACAAAATACTACTATAATCGAACTACACGAAATAGTAGGTAGTAATAGAAATTAAAGgctaagaaattataaaaatagtacTACGACTACTAGTAAGGACAAACCCCCACATCCCACCCAAATATTTAAGGACACAGTCCAACATTTTATTCATGTTGGGTTCTACAGTTTGGTAAATAAATGAAGAAAGTAGTACTCTTTATGTGTCATCTTTTTTAATTGAGAAATCACTGAAAGCAAGTGACACAATGTTAAAAACATGGTGGATA
Coding sequences within:
- the LOC107877347 gene encoding uncharacterized protein LOC107877347, with protein sequence MESQVVRRRVNIIAAHLAAHDDISTAATHLFPMSCSSSLSSAIPRYDNRMYYARQSSNAQACFMRLNSSEQGSCTESASPYKPNGCAKKSSSASEGPMFSRPTNKKFQSTAQGCEYNETATEAPKFARPRTTTNFQLKETRIGLESNGSEWSPRMDIAESGSMYVVSIELPGVNISDIKVEVSAKSLIVSGNRSIQCKVATYLNDLVSAYHKKEIVQGPYRVFWPLPSNANKDRVSAEFVDGLLQITIPKL